From Solidesulfovibrio carbinoliphilus subsp. oakridgensis, the proteins below share one genomic window:
- a CDS encoding glycosyltransferase family 4 protein has protein sequence MRIAVDATVLALPELRGIGSYLCEVLAAWPEPDDTFLLLAPGPIAADRLAGPAGLEVRVVPEPRGSRFHVWQWWSLPRAARRFAPDLFWSPANVAAPLAGLPQAVTVHDTLLQELVRHDGLAERVFHHLVTPWWLRRFATRIVTVSAFSARRIETVLGCDPAGIRVIRNGASLPGRPFAGRDEARAHVRAKGLVDRPYVLALGAESSWKNTEGALRAFALVGREAEGMDFVVAGVQERARERFASLARELGLAGRLRLPGFVAPADRDALYQGAEVFVYPSLFEGFGLPPLEAMALGTPVVASRAAAIPEVVGEAALLADAADPEALARAILRVLGSPDLGRRLVAAGRDNIGRFRWTEAATAHRDLFTECAHA, from the coding sequence ATGCGCATCGCCGTGGACGCGACCGTGCTCGCCTTGCCGGAGCTGCGGGGCATCGGCTCGTATCTGTGCGAGGTTCTGGCCGCCTGGCCCGAGCCGGACGACACGTTTCTCCTCCTTGCGCCCGGGCCCATTGCGGCCGACCGGCTGGCCGGGCCGGCCGGCCTGGAGGTCCGGGTGGTGCCGGAGCCGCGCGGCAGCCGGTTTCACGTCTGGCAGTGGTGGTCCCTGCCCCGGGCCGCGCGCCGGTTCGCCCCGGACCTCTTCTGGAGTCCGGCCAATGTCGCCGCGCCGCTTGCCGGCCTGCCCCAGGCCGTGACCGTCCACGACACGCTCTTGCAGGAACTGGTCCGCCACGACGGCCTGGCCGAGCGGGTCTTCCACCATTTGGTCACGCCGTGGTGGCTGCGGCGCTTTGCCACCCGCATCGTCACGGTGAGCGCCTTTTCGGCCCGGCGCATCGAGACGGTCCTCGGCTGCGATCCGGCCGGCATCCGGGTGATCCGAAACGGCGCGAGCCTGCCCGGCCGTCCCTTTGCCGGCCGGGACGAGGCCCGCGCCCACGTGCGGGCCAAGGGGCTGGTCGACCGGCCCTATGTCCTGGCCCTTGGCGCGGAAAGCTCCTGGAAAAATACCGAAGGGGCCCTGCGCGCCTTTGCCCTGGTCGGCCGCGAGGCCGAAGGGATGGACTTCGTGGTGGCCGGGGTGCAGGAGCGGGCCCGGGAGCGGTTTGCCTCCCTGGCCCGGGAACTGGGGCTTGCCGGCCGGTTGCGCCTGCCCGGATTCGTGGCCCCGGCCGACCGGGACGCCCTCTATCAGGGGGCCGAGGTTTTCGTGTATCCTTCCCTCTTCGAGGGCTTCGGCCTGCCCCCGCTCGAGGCCATGGCCCTCGGGACGCCGGTCGTGGCCTCGCGGGCGGCGGCCATCCCCGAAGTGGTGGGGGAGGCGGCGCTTCTGGCCGATGCCGCCGATCCCGAGGCCCTGGCCCGGGCCATCCTGCGGGTGCTCGGCTCCCCGGACCTCGGCCGCCGGCTCGTCGCGGCCGGCCGGGATAATATCGGACGGTTCCGCTGGACCGAAGCGGCCACGGCCCACCGGGACCTTTTTACGGAGTGCGCGCACGCATGA
- a CDS encoding glycosyltransferase family 4 protein, whose product MKRILVVETGAGFGGALTSLASLLSLLDASRFEVHLLTAYPQDCIRPGGAVGRVEVLPRERRYGPGTVVEAALRPVLGRRAGNAAFLVDLTTTGRRFAASVAAYARLHGIDIIQGNNGILINDAVILAARRAGLPCVVHARGGEYPSRLGSWLAESVARVLAVSGYVAETVAALGLPADRIVAVPEGLDAAAFARGADGRAFRARHGLPADLPLVGLVACLVDWKGQDVFLEACAEALPGSGAGAVVVGAEPDGSGRELARLREKARTLGLGERVWFTGHETDVASAMDACQVVVHASTSPEPFGRVLLEAMALGRPVIATGAGGPREVIEPDTDGLLVPPGDAPAMAGAMGRLLADAGLRERLGLAGRRKVRERYTLAAHVDTVAGVWEELAPGAARGRRFGTGGVG is encoded by the coding sequence ATGAAACGTATTTTGGTGGTCGAGACCGGCGCGGGATTCGGCGGGGCCCTGACGAGCCTGGCCAGCCTGCTGTCGCTTCTGGACGCGTCCCGCTTCGAGGTCCACCTGCTGACGGCCTATCCCCAGGACTGCATCCGGCCCGGGGGAGCGGTGGGGCGGGTGGAAGTCCTGCCCCGGGAACGCCGCTACGGCCCCGGAACCGTGGTGGAGGCGGCCCTGCGTCCGGTCCTCGGCCGCCGGGCCGGCAACGCCGCCTTTCTGGTCGACCTCACCACCACGGGCCGCCGGTTCGCCGCGTCCGTGGCCGCCTACGCCCGGCTCCACGGCATCGACATCATCCAGGGCAATAACGGCATCCTCATCAACGACGCCGTGATCCTGGCCGCCCGCCGGGCCGGCCTGCCCTGCGTGGTCCACGCCCGGGGCGGCGAATACCCGAGCCGGCTCGGGAGCTGGCTGGCGGAAAGCGTGGCCCGGGTCCTGGCCGTGTCGGGCTATGTGGCCGAAACCGTGGCCGCCCTCGGCCTGCCGGCCGACCGCATCGTGGCCGTTCCCGAGGGGCTCGACGCGGCGGCCTTCGCGCGCGGGGCCGACGGCCGGGCCTTCCGGGCCCGCCACGGCCTGCCGGCCGACCTGCCGCTCGTCGGGCTGGTGGCCTGCCTGGTCGATTGGAAGGGGCAGGACGTGTTCCTGGAGGCCTGCGCCGAGGCCCTGCCCGGGAGCGGAGCCGGAGCCGTGGTGGTCGGGGCCGAGCCGGACGGCTCGGGCCGGGAACTGGCCCGGCTGCGGGAAAAGGCCCGGACCCTCGGCCTTGGGGAGCGGGTCTGGTTCACGGGCCACGAGACGGACGTGGCCTCGGCCATGGACGCCTGCCAGGTGGTGGTCCACGCCTCCACGAGCCCGGAGCCCTTTGGCCGGGTGCTGCTCGAAGCCATGGCCCTTGGCCGGCCGGTCATCGCCACCGGGGCCGGCGGTCCCAGGGAAGTCATCGAGCCGGATACCGACGGCCTGCTGGTGCCGCCGGGCGACGCCCCGGCCATGGCCGGGGCCATGGGCCGGCTCCTCGCCGACGCCGGGCTGCGGGAAAGGCTCGGCCTCGCCGGCCGGCGAAAGGTCCGGGAGCGCTACACCCTGGCCGCCCACGTGGACACGGTGGCCGGGGTCTGGGAGGAGCTTGCGCCCGGCGCGGCCCGGGGGCGGCGTTTCGGGACCGGCGGCGTCGGCTGA
- the recQ gene encoding DNA helicase RecQ produces the protein MPNPRQILKEVFGHDRFLGPQEEIISHVVAGGDALVLMPTGGGKSLCYQIPAMARPGTAVVLSPLIALMRDQVRALDALGARAACLHSGLAPAEARDVLSRLRAGTLDILYAAPERFMTPGFQQVLGEIRLALFAIDEAHCVSQWGHDFRPEYLQLAVIAERFPGVPRMALTATADGPTRKDIQARLHLEEARVFATGFDRPNIRYRVEPKDHPRRRLLRWITDEHPGQSGIVYRLSRKKVEDLAEWLTAQGVAALAYHAGLPPAERDRRQDRFMREEGLVMVATVAFGMGVDKPDVRFVAHLDPPKSMEAYHQETGRAGRDGAPAEALMLYAPADFAALRRLIAPQDGGDGPDGPGGGESPRKRIELAKLTALAGYCETDACRRQILLGYFGQDLPEPCGNCDVCDDPTEPVDATVLAQKALSCVFRTGQRFGARHLVDVLLGKNTTRVVRFGHDAVSTFGIGGEASEWQWQAVYRRLAAMGALAPDAAGHGSLVLTDTAWDILKGRRRFAMRLPAEPERRASRKSRTSEGRKSWVHEHLADAGDAALWDRLRAWRSETAKAAEVPPYVVFHDRTLLDVVLLKPGKEADLARAGGMGRAKLEKYGPALLEILAGHYAAHGRGPAREPLAAEAESAPPVREPGETAAESLALFRELGSVAAVAARRGLRPGTVQSHLLAYVRWGKLSARAVAGLPDAVAACVEETITALRQAGQVGLGPVHEALAGGIDYDVLRCLEAGLLAARRPGNGDRA, from the coding sequence ATGCCAAATCCCCGCCAGATTCTCAAAGAAGTCTTCGGACACGACCGTTTCCTCGGGCCGCAGGAGGAAATCATCAGCCACGTCGTGGCCGGCGGGGACGCGCTGGTCCTCATGCCGACCGGCGGCGGCAAGTCCCTTTGCTACCAGATTCCGGCCATGGCCCGGCCGGGCACGGCCGTGGTCCTCTCGCCGCTCATCGCGCTCATGCGCGACCAGGTCCGGGCCCTGGACGCCCTGGGGGCCCGGGCCGCCTGCCTCCATTCGGGCCTCGCCCCGGCCGAGGCCCGCGACGTCCTTTCCCGGCTGCGGGCAGGAACCCTCGACATCCTCTACGCCGCGCCGGAACGGTTCATGACCCCGGGCTTCCAGCAGGTGCTCGGGGAAATCCGGCTCGCCCTGTTCGCCATCGACGAGGCCCACTGCGTGTCCCAGTGGGGCCATGATTTTCGGCCCGAATACTTGCAGCTCGCGGTCATCGCCGAACGGTTTCCGGGCGTGCCGCGCATGGCGCTGACCGCCACGGCCGACGGCCCGACCCGAAAGGACATCCAGGCCCGGCTCCATCTGGAAGAGGCCCGGGTCTTTGCCACCGGCTTCGACCGCCCCAACATCCGCTACCGCGTCGAGCCCAAGGACCACCCCCGCCGCCGGCTCCTGCGCTGGATCACCGACGAGCACCCCGGCCAGTCCGGCATCGTCTACCGCCTGTCGCGCAAGAAGGTCGAGGATCTGGCCGAGTGGCTCACTGCCCAGGGCGTTGCGGCCCTGGCCTACCACGCCGGCCTCCCCCCGGCCGAGCGGGACCGCCGGCAGGACCGGTTCATGCGCGAGGAAGGGCTGGTCATGGTGGCGACCGTGGCCTTCGGCATGGGCGTGGACAAGCCCGATGTCCGGTTCGTGGCCCACCTCGACCCGCCCAAGAGCATGGAGGCCTACCACCAGGAGACCGGCCGGGCCGGCCGGGACGGGGCCCCGGCCGAGGCGCTCATGCTCTACGCGCCGGCCGATTTCGCGGCCCTTCGCCGGCTGATCGCGCCGCAGGACGGGGGGGACGGGCCGGACGGCCCGGGCGGGGGGGAGTCGCCGCGAAAGCGGATCGAGCTGGCCAAGCTGACCGCCCTGGCCGGCTACTGCGAGACCGACGCCTGCCGCCGCCAGATCCTGCTCGGCTACTTCGGCCAGGATCTTCCCGAGCCCTGCGGCAACTGCGACGTGTGCGACGATCCGACCGAACCCGTGGACGCCACCGTCCTGGCCCAGAAAGCCCTGTCCTGCGTCTTTCGCACCGGCCAGCGGTTCGGGGCCCGGCATCTGGTCGACGTGCTTCTTGGGAAAAACACCACCCGGGTCGTGCGCTTCGGCCACGACGCGGTCAGCACGTTCGGCATCGGCGGCGAGGCTTCCGAGTGGCAGTGGCAGGCCGTCTACCGCAGGCTTGCGGCCATGGGGGCCCTTGCCCCGGACGCCGCGGGCCACGGCAGCCTGGTTTTGACCGACACGGCCTGGGACATCCTGAAGGGCCGGCGGCGCTTCGCCATGCGCCTGCCCGCCGAGCCCGAGCGCCGCGCCTCCCGCAAGTCCCGGACGTCGGAGGGCCGCAAGAGCTGGGTCCACGAACATCTCGCCGATGCCGGGGACGCGGCCCTGTGGGACCGGCTGCGGGCCTGGCGCTCGGAAACGGCCAAGGCGGCCGAGGTGCCCCCCTACGTGGTCTTTCACGACCGGACGCTTCTCGATGTCGTGCTTCTCAAGCCCGGGAAGGAAGCCGATCTGGCCCGGGCCGGGGGCATGGGCCGGGCCAAGCTCGAAAAATACGGCCCGGCCCTGCTCGAGATCCTGGCCGGGCACTATGCCGCCCATGGCCGAGGTCCGGCCCGGGAGCCGCTGGCGGCCGAGGCCGAGTCCGCCCCTCCTGTCCGGGAGCCCGGCGAGACGGCGGCCGAGAGCCTGGCCCTTTTCCGGGAGCTCGGATCGGTTGCGGCCGTGGCCGCCAGGCGGGGGCTTCGGCCGGGGACCGTCCAATCCCATCTGCTGGCCTACGTCCGTTGGGGAAAACTTTCGGCCCGGGCCGTGGCCGGGCTGCCGGACGCGGTGGCCGCCTGCGTGGAGGAGACCATCACGGCCCTGCGCCAGGCCGGCCAGGTCGGGCTCGGGCCGGTCCACGAGGCCCTGGCCGGCGGCATCGACTACGACGTCCTGCGGTGCCTGGAGGCCGGCCTCTTGGCGGCCCGGCGGCCCGGGAACGGGGACAGGGCCTAG
- a CDS encoding nicotinate phosphoribosyltransferase — protein MCNLPPDHRPYTDKYFLRSRLILEREGLNPLVTMQVFFRDGPGVFAGGAEAAAILNAYSPLAGHGGTVRILPEGAPFAPLEPVLHIEGPLKDFIELETLYLGVMSAATSLANGQPEPTPEGVAAKARAIRAAVPDRHLMYFGARHWHFAAEEAFCRAAVSAGFDSCATDAGARAAGRPSGVGTIPHALVLAFAGKLGKEQATREATLAFDRHIEPDCPRVALVDTFNHEVDDALDTARALGSRLSAVRLDTAGELVGQGGVPDDGRPYLTGRGVTVAGTLAVRQALDAAGFSEVGIVLSSGFGNLEKIKAFVAAEKQYGRRLFSSLGIGGLYKSWSATADIVRVDGRDLAKNGRHYRPNPRLKDIW, from the coding sequence ATGTGCAACCTGCCCCCGGACCACCGGCCCTACACGGACAAGTATTTCCTGCGCTCGCGCCTGATCCTCGAACGCGAAGGCCTAAATCCCCTGGTCACCATGCAGGTGTTTTTCCGGGACGGGCCGGGTGTCTTCGCTGGCGGCGCGGAAGCGGCCGCCATCCTCAACGCCTATTCGCCCCTGGCCGGCCACGGCGGCACGGTCCGCATCCTGCCCGAAGGCGCGCCGTTTGCGCCGCTCGAGCCGGTCCTGCACATCGAGGGACCGCTTAAGGACTTCATCGAACTGGAGACCCTGTACCTCGGGGTCATGAGCGCGGCCACTTCGCTGGCAAACGGCCAGCCCGAGCCCACCCCCGAGGGTGTGGCGGCCAAGGCCCGGGCCATCCGGGCGGCCGTGCCGGACCGGCATCTCATGTATTTCGGAGCCCGGCACTGGCACTTCGCGGCCGAGGAGGCCTTTTGCCGGGCGGCCGTCTCGGCCGGGTTCGACTCCTGCGCCACGGACGCCGGGGCCCGGGCGGCGGGCCGCCCGTCCGGGGTCGGCACCATCCCCCACGCCCTGGTCCTGGCCTTTGCGGGAAAACTCGGCAAGGAGCAGGCCACCCGGGAGGCCACCCTGGCCTTTGACCGCCACATCGAGCCGGACTGCCCGCGCGTGGCCCTGGTCGACACCTTCAACCACGAGGTGGACGACGCCCTGGACACGGCCCGGGCCCTGGGAAGCCGGCTTTCGGCCGTGCGCCTGGACACGGCCGGCGAACTCGTCGGCCAGGGCGGAGTGCCGGACGACGGCCGGCCCTACCTGACCGGCCGGGGCGTCACCGTGGCCGGAACCCTGGCCGTGCGCCAGGCCCTGGACGCGGCCGGGTTTTCGGAGGTGGGCATCGTGCTGTCGAGCGGGTTCGGCAACCTGGAGAAGATAAAAGCCTTTGTCGCGGCCGAGAAGCAATACGGCCGCCGGCTTTTCTCGTCGCTTGGCATCGGCGGGCTGTATAAAAGCTGGAGCGCCACGGCCGACATCGTGCGCGTGGACGGGCGCGACCTGGCCAAAAACGGCCGGCACTACCGCCCCAATCCCCGGCTCAAGGACATTTGGTAG
- a CDS encoding SOS response-associated peptidase, translated as MCGRFALAVPRRLVAEAMGLPGMPDVPARPEIFPSELIEAVFVDRQAGRRMAGLFRWGFVPAFIFMKNPQAARPMINARAETVLDKPSFRAAARYRRCLIPAQGFFEWRKEPDGSKTRFFLTLPDAPVMALAGIYERAATPAGEVLDSAAILTREASPAMAGIHDRMPLILPPHTFAAWLDPLLTERRDIASLLTVPPPERFNMEAGGAPQAPPPDAVGRE; from the coding sequence ATGTGCGGCAGATTCGCCCTGGCCGTCCCGCGCCGGCTGGTGGCCGAGGCCATGGGCCTGCCCGGGATGCCCGACGTTCCGGCCCGGCCGGAAATCTTTCCGTCGGAGCTGATCGAAGCCGTCTTCGTCGACCGGCAGGCGGGCCGGCGGATGGCCGGCCTTTTCCGCTGGGGTTTCGTGCCCGCCTTCATCTTCATGAAAAACCCGCAGGCCGCCCGGCCCATGATCAACGCCCGGGCCGAGACGGTCCTCGACAAGCCGTCCTTCCGGGCCGCGGCCCGCTACCGCCGCTGCCTGATCCCGGCCCAGGGTTTTTTTGAATGGCGCAAGGAGCCGGACGGGTCCAAGACCCGTTTTTTCCTGACCCTGCCGGACGCGCCGGTCATGGCCCTGGCCGGCATCTACGAACGGGCCGCCACGCCGGCGGGCGAGGTCCTGGACTCGGCCGCCATCCTGACCCGCGAGGCGTCTCCGGCCATGGCCGGCATCCACGACCGGATGCCGCTCATCCTGCCGCCCCACACCTTTGCCGCCTGGCTCGACCCGCTCCTGACCGAACGGCGGGACATCGCCTCGCTCCTCACCGTGCCGCCGCCGGAGCGATTCAACATGGAAGCGGGTGGAGCGCCCCAGGCCCCGCCCCCGGACGCCGTCGGCCGGGAGTGA